From the genome of Thermoleophilia bacterium:
GCGTGCGCCGTTCTTATCCTGATTCTCACCTTAAGCCTTGCCTGATCCACGCTGCCGGACTGGGAGCGGAGGGAATGCGCCGCAGCACGCGGCGTAACGCCTCCTCAAGCTGGGGCAGAAGAAAAAGCAGACTGTGAAGCTGTGATTGCATTAGTAAGAGGCCGTTCTTTTCGGCGACCACGTTAAATCCGCAGGAGGCAAGCAGCCTAGGAGAGAAAAAGCGACAGGTTCCAAGTTCCGTGTGCGCGTCCCCTGCCGTGTCTGTGTCGATGGCTGCTATGGCAAAGACCTCGCTAGCCCCTCGGTGTCTAAGTTCATGCATCGCTCTGTGTACTAACCGGCGGGCCAGTAGTTTGCCTGTTCCGATCTCCGTCCACAGGCAGAACACCAGCGTCGATTCTTCGGGGAGAACGCCAAAAGGCAAGTCGCGAAGGCGGGATAAGGCGCCTGAAGGGCAAAAGCTAATCGACCCGAGCACATGTGGGGGATCTGTGACCAAGAGTCCGGTAGTGCCCCATGTGCTCTCTAGTTGTCTCATCCAGGCTCGCTTTCTCTTGGCAGCTGCCTCGGGCGGCAAAAGCTCCGCTCCTGCGGTATGCCACCACGCACATTCGCGGCAGCTTGGCGGCAACAGCCCTTGCCGAAAGGCGTGCAGGGGCAGGAAGGCGGTCATCTAGACCTCCTAGGAAGAAGCGGCCTCCGCAGGGTCTGTGATCTCGTCTACAAAGAGAGTGACAGCTCCAAGCTCCATGTCCAGAAGGGCGCGCACACGTTCCCGCACTGCTTGCTCCACTTTGGTAGCGACCTCAGGTATCACCGAACCCCAGGCCAGGCATACATGAATGTCCACGTCAAGTAGCCCGGACTCTCCCTCCTTGACAACCACTGCGCCCGAACCTTGATCGCGAGCCCAGGGCGAGATACTCCGCCATGGCGAGGAATGCAAAGCCACCACTTCCTTTACAGAACGGGCGGCGTCGGCCACGTAGGTCGCTACTACGGCGTGAGAGACAGTTGCTGTTTCGTGCTCACGATATTCACTCATCGCGCCCCCCGGGAGCTACAGGTAAAGTCTGGTTGCCTGCGGCTATGCCTGAGCCTCACAGGTAGGTCAAGTATACGTCATCGCCACACTTCTCACGAGGCTCAGGCAGCAACGTGACACCCGTGCGTTGCTTCACGCGCACACCAGTCTCCAGACGGTGGCCTCTGGTCTTGAGAACAGGCGGAACGGCAGGAAACTTACGCCAAGTCCTGCGGAGACAACCAGCTTACCTTTTCCCCATTGATAGACGCCCGAAAGATAGGCGTCGCGTGGCATATGGACAGGGCGGAGTCCAGAACGGGTGGGAAATCTCAGCTGTCCTCCGTGCGTATGCCCGGCAAAAACCAGGGGAAACAGTCGGGCAAGCGGAGAATCAGAAGCCGGGGGCCGGTGGATCAAGAGGATCGGGAAAAGAGAAGTGTTGCCGGGATCCAAAAGGCTCTGGGCTTCGCTAGGAGAGCAGGCCTCTGCAGCGTCCTTGGCTGCGCGCAGCAAAGGGTGATCAAGCAGTGGACAGCCATGGGTAAGATAGTCGCCGCCGCAGATTGTGAGGCTTGCGCCCGATCGCGGCGGTAAGCATATGCAAGTGTCCTCCAAGAGGGTTATTCCTGCCTCTTTCCACAGAGGCTGCGTATTACGGGGTTGCTCCAGGAAACCTGTCGTGATCCCGTATTCGTGGTTCCCAGTTACAGCAAATATGCCAAGCGGGGGTTTAAGGCGGGTAAGGAGATCAATGCACTGGTGATCGTCTGGGCCTCCGGTAAGAATGTCGCCGGTAAGAAACACTAGATCCGGTTTGACTTCCTCTGCCCAGCGCACAGCTTTAGCCAGGAGTCTCATGTTGAGCGCGAACGCTCCTGCATGAACATCAGACAGGTGAAGAACAGTAACTCCTGACCATGGTCGAGGCAGACCCGGAACGTGAAGCGGCAACTGGCGAAGCCTCACCCACTGAGCCTCAAGGTACAAGTAAAGGGGGACAGTGATCCCTATCCCTGCTAAACAAGCGGCAATCAGACTCTCACGACACTTGGCGTCTGGTTTCATGAGGTATATGGTAGCCCGGTGGTTGTGGACATACACACATCGGCTGAGCAAGAAGGATGTTAGGTTGTCAGTGAGCAGAGTGGATATCTCCAAAGAACTGGCAGTTTCTCTTCTACGCCAACGCGGCC
Proteins encoded in this window:
- a CDS encoding Asp23/Gls24 family envelope stress response protein, yielding MSEYREHETATVSHAVVATYVADAARSVKEVVALHSSPWRSISPWARDQGSGAVVVKEGESGLLDVDIHVCLAWGSVIPEVATKVEQAVRERVRALLDMELGAVTLFVDEITDPAEAASS
- a CDS encoding metallophosphoesterase, with translation MEISTLLTDNLTSFLLSRCVYVHNHRATIYLMKPDAKCRESLIAACLAGIGITVPLYLYLEAQWVRLRQLPLHVPGLPRPWSGVTVLHLSDVHAGAFALNMRLLAKAVRWAEEVKPDLVFLTGDILTGGPDDHQCIDLLTRLKPPLGIFAVTGNHEYGITTGFLEQPRNTQPLWKEAGITLLEDTCICLPPRSGASLTICGGDYLTHGCPLLDHPLLRAAKDAAEACSPSEAQSLLDPGNTSLFPILLIHRPPASDSPLARLFPLVFAGHTHGGQLRFPTRSGLRPVHMPRDAYLSGVYQWGKGKLVVSAGLGVSFLPFRLFSRPEATVWRLVCA